The window TGCGGGGCGACGGCGAGGAGCGCGCTGCCGGAGGGCGCGTACCCCCATTTGTGGAGGTTGCCGAACCAGAAGTCGGCGCCGCCGGCGAGGGGGTCGGCGAGCATGCCGGGCGCGTGGGCGCCGTCGACGACGGTGGTGACCCCGCGTTCCCGCAGGTCGGCGAGGAGCCGGGGGGAGGCGATGAGCCGGGCGGTGGGCGAGCTGATGTGGTCGAGTACGGCCACGCGCGTACGGGGCGTCAGCGCGGCCAGCACCGTCTCCCGTACGGCGTCCTCGTCGGGCAGGTGGGGATCCAGGGCCACGGTGGTGACCGGGGCGCGGCGGGCGGCGGCCGCGACGACGGTGCCGTAGCCGTGGTCGGTGACCAGGATCTCGTCGCCGTCGGCGAGCGGGACGGCGTCGAGGGCGAGGTTGGCGCCTTCGGTGGCGTTGGAGATGAAGGCGATGCCGTCGGGGTCGGCGCCGAGGTGCGCGGCGATCCGGGCGCGGGCCGCGGCGAGGCGGTCCGGGACGGCGAGGAAGAAGGCGTCCGGGTCGGCGTGGGCCTCTTCGCGCAGCGCGGCCTGCGCCTCCTGGACGGGCACGGGGACCGCGCCGAAGGAACCGTGGTTCAGGTGGGCGACGCGGGGGTCGAGGCGGAAGAGTGCGGGCCCGCCGGGAAACTCCGCGGGGTGCGGGTGCCCTGCGGGCGGCTCGGCGGGGAGATCGGGATCGGCAGGGCGTGTCTGCTCGGCCACGGTTCCTCCGGGGATGCGGGGTGGCTGTCGCCCGGATCATCTCCCGGCGCCGCCACAGCCGGAAAGAGCGCCGCCGCGCAGGGCCCCGGGCTCCGCCCGGGCACCTGGGGCTCCGCCCCAGACCCCGCGCCTCAAACGCCGGCGGGGCTGAAATACAGCCCCGCCGGGGCCTACGGCTCGCGGCCGCTCGTCGCCGCGTAGTACTGGAGGTCCTGTACCTCCACCGTGTGGTCCGCCCGGTACGGCAGTTCGACCTTCGCCGTGGCCTTCCCGCCCCGGACGACGTGCGCCGCGCTCGTCCCCGCCTTCAGCGGGAGCAGCTCGGAGTGGATTCCCGCGGGGGCCTCGTGGCTGTCCTGGGCTGATCCGACGGTCGTCCGGACGACCCCGGGTCCGGTGAGGAAGCTGAGCACCTCCACCCTGTCGCGGGGCGGGGCGCTCCCCTTGCGCAGCGACATCACCAGCGACTGGTCGCCCGTCGGATCGGCGTGGGCGAACTGCGTGCGCGCGGAGAGGTACACGGTGTCGCGGACGATCTTCGGCCAGCTGCCCGTCTTGAACTTGGTCAGGTAGTACGAGGTCAGGTCCAGGTAGGCGTGGCCGTTGTGCAGGGAGGGCGCGAACTGGCTGCCCTCCGAGTAGTCGTTCCAGGTGGTCAGCTGCACCCAGTCGGCGCCGTCCTCGATGGCGCGCGTCCAGGTGGCGCGCAGGGTCGCGGTGTTGCCTGCCTCGTCGTAGATGCCCTGGTTGGGGCGGGCGTCCTGGACCGATACGGGCTGCATCCAGATCTTGCCCATGCCGTGGGCCCGCTGGACGTCGCGCGTGGAGCTCTCCTGGCCTACGTAGCTGCGGCTGCCCCATTCGGAGAAGCCGTGGCTGATCGGGGCGAACTCGCCGCTGTGTGCGCCGAAGTCGAGGAAGAGCGGGACGAAGGCGGTGCGGATGCCGTGCTCGGCCTTGAGGATGCCGATGACCTCGGTCCACCAGGCCACGCTCTTCTCCTCCGCCTTGAACGGGGAGACGACGAGCCGGCCGTCGGGGAGCCGGTGTGCGGAGGAGGCGTCGGCGAGCGTGGCGATCGCCCCGGCGAGCACGCCCGGGTCGTCGGTCTTCAGCGAGGTCATGTCCGGCATCAGCATGATCTTGAACGCCGGGTCGACCGAGCGGGCCGCCGCCATCAGCAGGTTGGAGCGGTCCCAGTTCTTGCCGGAGAGGGAGAGGAGGTCGAGGGTGAAGCCGTCGATGCCCGCGGCGCGGGCCGTGCGCACCTCCTGCTGGAGGTTGGCGAACTCCCAGTCGCCGCTCTTCGGCGCCACGGGTAGCGGCCGGTCGCGCAGCAGGCCGCCGTACTTCCCGTGCTTTCCGCTCTCGCCGTCGGGGTTCAGGTAGTTGCGGGTGTAGTAGTCGTTGTCCGCGCCCGCGTTGTCGAGGGACAGCGGGTACGGGGTGAAGTAGTGGGCGAACACCAGCTTCTTGCCCGCTTCGCCGGAGCGCAGGGCGGCCGGCTGGGGCATGTCGAAGGGCAGGGCGCCGGTGGGGCGCTCGGCCCCGGTGTCGGTGGCGCCCTTGGGGTTGCCCTTGGCGGCCGCGCCCTTGGTGGGCGGCGGCGTGGCCGGTGGCGAGGAGGCCGGGCCGGGGGCGTCGCCGGGGCC of the Streptomyces sp. NBC_01294 genome contains:
- a CDS encoding glycoside hydrolase family 71 protein, which produces MSHRRRPAVRGGRPLLALLLSAFFLVGVCAATGIAWDPLSAGAAGSRSAPAADVPWSAGPGDAPGPASSPPATPPPTKGAAAKGNPKGATDTGAERPTGALPFDMPQPAALRSGEAGKKLVFAHYFTPYPLSLDNAGADNDYYTRNYLNPDGESGKHGKYGGLLRDRPLPVAPKSGDWEFANLQQEVRTARAAGIDGFTLDLLSLSGKNWDRSNLLMAAARSVDPAFKIMLMPDMTSLKTDDPGVLAGAIATLADASSAHRLPDGRLVVSPFKAEEKSVAWWTEVIGILKAEHGIRTAFVPLFLDFGAHSGEFAPISHGFSEWGSRSYVGQESSTRDVQRAHGMGKIWMQPVSVQDARPNQGIYDEAGNTATLRATWTRAIEDGADWVQLTTWNDYSEGSQFAPSLHNGHAYLDLTSYYLTKFKTGSWPKIVRDTVYLSARTQFAHADPTGDQSLVMSLRKGSAPPRDRVEVLSFLTGPGVVRTTVGSAQDSHEAPAGIHSELLPLKAGTSAAHVVRGGKATAKVELPYRADHTVEVQDLQYYAATSGREP
- a CDS encoding aminotransferase class V-fold PLP-dependent enzyme gives rise to the protein MAEQTRPADPDLPAEPPAGHPHPAEFPGGPALFRLDPRVAHLNHGSFGAVPVPVQEAQAALREEAHADPDAFFLAVPDRLAAARARIAAHLGADPDGIAFISNATEGANLALDAVPLADGDEILVTDHGYGTVVAAAARRAPVTTVALDPHLPDEDAVRETVLAALTPRTRVAVLDHISSPTARLIASPRLLADLRERGVTTVVDGAHAPGMLADPLAGGADFWFGNLHKWGYAPSGSALLAVAPQHRHRIRALVPSWEDQHGFPRSIENRATADYTGWLAAPEGLDLLERLDATKVRAHNSALAAHGAALLAEIRGLTPLPYTAGLAMRTLRLPPGVADTPDRSRALREELAAQLRIRVLIWPRQGGGGIRVCGQIYNLPEEYARLAAALPDYLARAVSRA